The DNA region CGGCATCCCCGTTGACGAGCTCCGCGACCGCCGCGCGGCGGGCACGCGCCCGAGCCGCCGCGACGTGCTGCTCGGCGGCGCCGCCGGGGCCGCGCTGCTGGCCGCGCCCAAGCGCGCCCGCGCCGCCGGCAACGATCCGACGATCGCGATCGTCGGCGGCGGCATCGCCGGGCTGTCGTGCGCCCTGACCTTGCTCGACAAGGGCATCGAGTCGACCGTCTACGAGGCCTCGGGCCGGATCGGCGGCCGCATGTTCTCCAACCGCACCGGCTACTGGAACGCCGGCCAGGTCAGCGAGTGGGGCGGCGAGCTGATCGACACCGGCCACACCACCGTGCGCGGCCTGGCCGATCGCTTCGGCCTGCCGATCGACGATCTGTTCGCGGCCCAGCCGGCGAACTCGGTCGAGGTCTACAAGGTCGGCGGCGGCTACTACCCCAAGACCCAGGCCGACGCCGACTTCGACGCGATCTACCGGATCGTCCGCGACGACCTGCACGCGGCGCCGTTCCCGACCACCTTCGACTCGTTCACCGCCGCGGGCGCCGCGCTCGACGCGATGAGCGTCTACGACTGGATCGAGGCGCGCGTGCCCGGCGGCCACGCCAGCCCGCTGGGCCAGGTGCTCGACCTCGCCTACGCGATCGAGTACGGCGCCGACACCACCGCCCAGTCGTCGCTGAACCTGCTGTACCTGCTCGCCTACCAGCCCAAGCCGCGCGACCACACGCTGGCGGTGTTCGGCGAGTCCGACGAGCGCTACCACATCCGCGGCGGCAACCAGCGCCTGCCCGAGGCGATCGCCGCCTACCTGGGCGCGCGCGTGGTCACCGGCGAGAAGCTGGTCAAGCTCAAGGAGACCGCCGGCGGGCGCTACAAGCTCACGTTCGAGCGCGGCGCGCAGTGCGTCGATCGCACGTTCGACTACGTGGTGCTGGCGCTGCCGTTCGCGGCCTACACCTTCGACTACGCCCAGGCCGGCTTCGATCCGCTCAAGCTCGAGACGATCTCGACCCTGGGCCGCGGCCACAACGGCAAGCTCCAGCTGCAGTTCGACACCCGCGGCTGGCTCGGCAGCGGCCCGTGGCCCGGCATCTCCAACGGCTCGACCTACGCCGACACCGGCTACCAGTGCAGCTGGGACGTCACCCGCGGCCAGGCCGGCACGCCCGGCATCCTCAACCTGTACTCGGGCGGCGCGGTCACCGACGGCATGCGCGCCACCAGCGCGTTCGGCACGGCCGGCAACGCCCAGGTCCGCCAGGACGTCAACGCCGGGCTCGCCCAGCTGGCGCCGGTCTATCCCGGCCTCAGCTACAGCGGCAAGGCCACCCAGTCGATCTGGCACAAGGCGCCGCTGTTCAACGCGTCGTACTCGTACTACGGCGTCGGCGCGTACACCTCGATCGCCGGCTACGAGGCCGCGACCCAGGGCGGCGTGTACTTCTGCGGCGAGCACACGTCGATCGACTTCCAGGGCTTCATGGAGGGCGGCGCCGTGACCGGCGTCGACACCGCCAAGGAGCTCAAGCGCGCGATCCGCCACGCGTGAGCCGCGGCCGCGCGGCCGCCGCGCCGCGCGGTCAGTACGACCGGTCGTTGGTCGTGACCCAGTAGCCGGTCGTCATGCCCGGCGGGTGCAGCGGGGTCAGCGTGCAGCCGGTGGTGACACCGCCGACCACCGTCGGCGTCGCGTCGACCACGCGCCACATGTCGCCCGCGCCGAAGCCGCCCGACTGATCGAACGCGGTCACGACGTCGGGCGCGGCGCCGTAGGTGCCCAGCAGCCGACCGCCGCAGTACACGTTCACCAGCGGGCTGGCGACGCCGGTGCCGCTGTAGTAGTGGGCCATGACCCGGTAGGTGCCGTTGTTGACGGGCGTGTCGACGTTGATGTTCTCGGGCGTGCCGTTGCGGAAGATGCTGTCGATGTCGAGGCGCGGGTTGCGGCAGTACCCGAGCAGCGTCCACGACGCGCCCTCGGGCCCACCCGAGCACTCGGCGATCGGGCTGTTGGCGTAGCCCCAGTTCGCGGCCGGGCTGTCGGTGGCCGAGCAGTTGCGGTAGTAGCAGTCGTCGTTGTTGACGGTCGACCCGGTCGCGGTCGTGGTGAACCAGTAGCGCTGGCCGGTCGTGCCCGAGCGGTACAGGTGCAGATCGATGTCGGTGTTGGCGGTGCGATCGGAGCACTGCTCGATGCGCAGGCCGGGGCCGGCGACGTGGACGATGAACGTGCACTCGTAGACCACGCCGGCCGGGGTCGTGATCCGGACGTGCACGGTGTAGTCGCCCGACAGGGTCGGCCGCAACGTCAGCGTCGGCCCGTTGGCGCCGGTCAGCGTGAACGTCTGCACGACCGGGCTGGTCGTCGTCAGGAACAGCCGATCGCACGGGCCGCCGGTCACGTCCCACGCCCACGTCGC from Myxococcales bacterium includes:
- a CDS encoding FAD-dependent oxidoreductase, which produces MARTPIASSLRSLWRDLTRARAAGIPVDELRDRRAAGTRPSRRDVLLGGAAGAALLAAPKRARAAGNDPTIAIVGGGIAGLSCALTLLDKGIESTVYEASGRIGGRMFSNRTGYWNAGQVSEWGGELIDTGHTTVRGLADRFGLPIDDLFAAQPANSVEVYKVGGGYYPKTQADADFDAIYRIVRDDLHAAPFPTTFDSFTAAGAALDAMSVYDWIEARVPGGHASPLGQVLDLAYAIEYGADTTAQSSLNLLYLLAYQPKPRDHTLAVFGESDERYHIRGGNQRLPEAIAAYLGARVVTGEKLVKLKETAGGRYKLTFERGAQCVDRTFDYVVLALPFAAYTFDYAQAGFDPLKLETISTLGRGHNGKLQLQFDTRGWLGSGPWPGISNGSTYADTGYQCSWDVTRGQAGTPGILNLYSGGAVTDGMRATSAFGTAGNAQVRQDVNAGLAQLAPVYPGLSYSGKATQSIWHKAPLFNASYSYYGVGAYTSIAGYEAATQGGVYFCGEHTSIDFQGFMEGGAVTGVDTAKELKRAIRHA
- a CDS encoding putative metal-binding motif-containing protein produces the protein MHKRTRGASMAVIALAIAFAWGCGPTNTGGGDVDAPGGGGDATGTDPDANVSTVDAPDVPIDAPALPIDAIPETDAEICGDLTCTNPVNDGCMAIELCDNGTDDNCNGMVDEGCGCTAGAVQQCFNGPPGRRHVGACVDGMQTCQGTGEFREWGPCVGGIAPGAAEPCDSLDNNCNGCVDDNPACCIVELACPAPGSLPDGAPFENYVIDGTQFYGGAVATWAWDVTGGPCDRLFLTTTSPVVQTFTLTGANGPTLTLRPTLSGDYTVHVRITTPAGVVYECTFIVHVAGPGLRIEQCSDRTANTDIDLHLYRSGTTGQRYWFTTTATGSTVNNDDCYYRNCSATDSPAANWGYANSPIAECSGGPEGASWTLLGYCRNPRLDIDSIFRNGTPENINVDTPVNNGTYRVMAHYYSGTGVASPLVNVYCGGRLLGTYGAAPDVVTAFDQSGGFGAGDMWRVVDATPTVVGGVTTGCTLTPLHPPGMTTGYWVTTNDRSY